A window of the Pelagicoccus enzymogenes genome harbors these coding sequences:
- a CDS encoding STAS domain-containing protein: protein MSIVIEGQTVEGTLRAEVGVARLDAASSRDFKKEIDSLWGDGVTAVELDFSKVEFIDSSGVGALLGVYKRLPQGTASVRLKNVKAPVQSVIELLRLHRIFEIAS from the coding sequence ATGAGCATCGTTATTGAAGGACAAACTGTAGAAGGAACGCTTCGCGCTGAAGTTGGGGTCGCCCGTTTGGACGCCGCTTCATCCCGTGATTTCAAGAAGGAGATCGATTCCCTCTGGGGCGACGGCGTTACGGCGGTCGAGCTGGACTTCTCGAAGGTCGAGTTCATCGACAGTTCTGGCGTAGGGGCCTTGCTAGGCGTCTACAAACGATTGCCGCAGGGGACTGCCAGCGTTCGCTTGAAGAACGTGAAGGCTCCGGTCCAGTCAGTGATCGAGTTGCTGCGCTTGCACCGGATTTTCGAGATCGCCAGCTAG
- a CDS encoding MATE family efflux transporter, which translates to MKATLWLAGPIVLGNLGQILIGVVDTLMIGQIGVAPLGAAAFVNNIFVIPLVALMGVLASVTVLVAQSKGAGNKRQVGRHMRHGLALTVLLCLGAIALLAVNAGFLDRFGQEPVVVEAARGYYWLIVLSLLPALFYHCLKSVWEGLGWSQAPMVVLLCGIGLNVLLNWLLIFGAWGFPELGLMGAGWATLIARCVVAAVMFGLTLRAKRFDGLLPRRWLSGYEWSEFRSMLKLGLPMGAQHLFEVGAFAGAGIMVGWLGKEALAAHQIAMSCAAMSFMIPLGVSIACGIRVGAAWGAGDLPGMKLTYSTTLGFTLLQTIVSALAFLLGGEWLAGQFVDNDAVIAAAASIFVVVGLFQIFDGAQVACLGALRGMSDVTVPMWITFGTYWVAALPAGYLFGFTFGWGAVGVWSGLALGLFLAAVLLWGRLRFRFRETP; encoded by the coding sequence TTGAAGGCCACGCTATGGTTGGCGGGCCCCATCGTGCTTGGAAATTTGGGCCAGATTCTGATCGGGGTGGTGGATACCTTGATGATTGGCCAGATCGGGGTGGCTCCCTTGGGAGCAGCGGCCTTCGTAAACAACATTTTTGTCATCCCTCTGGTCGCCTTGATGGGGGTCTTGGCGTCTGTCACGGTTTTGGTGGCCCAGTCGAAAGGGGCGGGGAACAAGCGTCAGGTGGGCCGCCACATGCGGCATGGATTGGCTTTGACGGTGTTGTTGTGTTTGGGAGCCATCGCCCTGTTGGCGGTCAATGCCGGCTTTCTGGATCGCTTCGGGCAGGAGCCGGTGGTGGTGGAGGCGGCCCGCGGCTATTACTGGCTCATCGTCCTGTCTTTGTTGCCGGCTCTCTTCTACCACTGTCTGAAGAGCGTTTGGGAGGGGCTTGGTTGGTCTCAGGCTCCGATGGTCGTCCTGCTGTGCGGCATCGGCCTGAACGTTTTGCTGAACTGGTTGCTGATCTTTGGCGCTTGGGGCTTTCCCGAGCTAGGATTGATGGGTGCGGGCTGGGCGACTCTGATTGCCCGCTGCGTGGTGGCGGCGGTGATGTTCGGCCTTACTCTGAGAGCGAAGCGTTTTGACGGCTTGCTGCCGCGGCGTTGGTTGAGCGGCTACGAGTGGTCGGAGTTCAGGAGCATGCTGAAGTTGGGGCTGCCGATGGGGGCTCAGCACCTTTTTGAGGTCGGAGCCTTTGCGGGGGCGGGCATCATGGTAGGCTGGCTGGGCAAGGAAGCGCTTGCGGCCCATCAGATTGCTATGTCCTGCGCGGCGATGTCTTTTATGATCCCCCTCGGGGTTTCGATCGCTTGCGGCATCAGGGTGGGAGCTGCCTGGGGGGCGGGGGACTTGCCCGGAATGAAGCTGACCTATTCGACTACGCTGGGCTTCACCTTGCTGCAGACCATCGTCTCGGCCCTCGCCTTCCTGCTAGGCGGAGAATGGCTAGCCGGCCAATTCGTGGATAACGATGCGGTGATCGCGGCGGCGGCTTCCATCTTCGTGGTGGTGGGACTGTTCCAGATCTTCGACGGAGCCCAAGTCGCTTGTTTAGGCGCTTTGCGCGGCATGTCGGATGTGACGGTGCCGATGTGGATCACTTTCGGTACCTATTGGGTGGCCGCCCTGCCGGCGGGCTACTTGTTTGGCTTTACCTTTGGTTGGGGAGCAGTTGGCGTCTGGTCCGGTTTAGCCCTCGGGCTTTTCTTGGCGGCGGTCCTGCTTTGGGGGCGATTGAGATTTCGTTTTCGGGAAACTCCCTGA
- a CDS encoding glycosyltransferase family 4 protein, translated as MKLALVTETYPPEINGVAMTLSQLVSGLRDKGHRVQVVRPLQTSEKGDPKTEPDTITVFGLPIPRYPDLRFGLPSRNRLIHAWQSNRPDIVHVATEGPLGLSAIRAAKSLGIPTTSTFHTNFHSYSEHYNAKFATRIVLAFLRWIHNQTRCTMAPTLELAKQLAAEGFRNMEVFGRGVNLKVFNPQARDENLRRTWGAAPDTPVFIHVSRLAAEKNYDLLQKAYSEIRYRRPDAKFVVIGSGPMEKKLKQDLPFATFPGSIPLENRPELARYYASADAFLYPSKTETYGNVATEAMASGNALVAFDYAAPAQHVRQGLTGLISALDDDAGFVASSLAVATDDSLREKLGQAAAAYAPAFDWQPIVDRFEAILLRTIAS; from the coding sequence GTGAAACTAGCGCTTGTCACCGAAACGTATCCACCCGAAATCAACGGAGTCGCCATGACTCTGAGCCAGCTCGTCAGCGGCCTTCGCGACAAGGGGCACCGAGTACAAGTCGTCCGGCCACTGCAAACGAGCGAGAAAGGCGACCCCAAAACGGAGCCTGACACCATCACCGTATTCGGTCTTCCAATACCTCGCTACCCGGACTTACGATTCGGACTTCCGTCTCGAAACCGGCTCATACACGCCTGGCAATCCAATCGGCCAGATATCGTACACGTCGCGACGGAGGGTCCGCTAGGCCTGTCCGCCATTCGGGCGGCAAAGTCGCTCGGCATCCCCACAACCTCGACGTTCCACACGAACTTCCACAGCTACAGCGAGCACTACAACGCCAAGTTCGCCACTCGTATCGTACTCGCCTTCTTGCGTTGGATACACAACCAAACCCGCTGCACCATGGCGCCCACCTTAGAGCTGGCTAAACAGCTGGCGGCAGAGGGGTTTCGCAACATGGAAGTCTTCGGCCGCGGGGTTAACCTAAAAGTATTCAATCCTCAGGCTCGCGACGAAAACCTGCGCCGGACCTGGGGTGCGGCTCCAGACACTCCCGTCTTCATCCACGTCAGCAGACTCGCAGCGGAGAAGAACTACGATCTCTTGCAGAAAGCGTATTCTGAAATCAGATACAGACGACCCGACGCAAAGTTCGTCGTTATCGGAAGTGGTCCGATGGAGAAAAAGCTGAAGCAAGACCTCCCTTTCGCGACCTTCCCCGGTTCTATCCCATTGGAAAACCGACCAGAACTCGCCCGCTACTACGCCTCAGCTGACGCTTTCCTCTACCCGAGCAAAACCGAAACCTACGGCAACGTTGCCACTGAAGCCATGGCAAGCGGCAACGCGCTCGTCGCCTTCGACTACGCCGCGCCCGCTCAACACGTCCGACAAGGCCTTACCGGATTGATCTCAGCTCTCGACGACGACGCAGGTTTCGTGGCAAGTTCGCTCGCGGTCGCAACCGACGACTCGCTCCGCGAAAAGCTCGGGCAAGCTGCAGCCGCCTACGCTCCGGCCTTCGATTGGCAACCCATCGTCGACCGCTTCGAGGCAATTCTCCTCCGGACAATCGCTTCCTAA
- a CDS encoding PAS domain-containing hybrid sensor histidine kinase/response regulator → MSLSHIFQDAFAKSPKPQLIVSGYKISVANHAACNLLAGTPETEALEEAPVDAVFVDAEKCADLERGSGMLTLRSPQDGGPIACNVIVTKVDARSRLWNLEPIWKDQIESNGSALALERALHATADAVICVSGRNDGGTERDFVVRFANRAAETFLGSGEGRAAGRQLQSVFPFFSDLDLDSHFEEAMEGTPSVFQESVVSAEGVRTELSVSIFSSRDGDFVICLRDVTEAVRVQSKLERSTNELDRLSNQVPGVYFHLSMDESGTPSFPYISEKVQQLLGVEASAVMEDASVAMGAVCIEDLERVYESLAVSSQHLTPLHIEYRINTPNGRQKWVATKAIPEKRSDKTVVWYGIFEDITLRKESEERLRMVSAAVEASSDFVLMVDREGEALYRNNSFVNIVGYQTIDVLNDKGGVKALFGEKHVYDKILQETLEYGHWQGDVQVMTESGRQLDIYFRSVSVKDEKGRVSALVVTGTDVTHNKRRQNLLKRYNSVLKAQSEAATDGILVVNERGIVSNFNRRFCKIWGLSTNLMDVGRPEKIWSVASKQVEDSKAFFERAMMISENESETFKDVLEFADGRTFERTSIPISSPLGESYGRVWFFHEVTEQKRSEERLRATMREAEEANRAKSFFLANMSHEIRTPMNGIIGMTGLLAETALENEQQDYVDTIRASSEALLVVINDILDFSKIESGKLELENIMFDLRDTIEEAIDTLAIQATEKGLDISYVFGNEIPGSLLGDPTRLRQVIVNLIGNAVKFTAKGGVVVRVDPFHVKGDDVILHFQVTDTGIGIPADRIDRLFGSFSQVDASTTRKYGGTGLGLAISKNLAELMGGSMWVESEEGVGSTFHFTVSFNRASFDFDLGSSKAPNVLEARKAIVLDHHGFSCEALSSQLEVFGVEVQSGTKIGDLDDLVAKAPDAEVVFVESGLGGLEYQELKTRIRKSLANEELTIVFTGRLGSMHLGEHADGNTLSLLKPYKLENVRSRMLEAGGKAAPRVKKVSNESVKLGEQMPLRILLAEDNAINQKVANRLFKKMGYEISVAQNGLEAVNMIGEHEYDLVFMDIQMPEMDGLEATREIIKRWGEKRPRIIALTANAMREDRENCFGAGMDGYLTKPFKPDDLKETISKTYRHLHENNGDPSGVKHLH, encoded by the coding sequence ATGAGCCTCTCCCACATTTTCCAAGACGCTTTCGCCAAGTCGCCCAAGCCCCAATTGATCGTTTCGGGCTACAAGATTTCCGTGGCGAATCACGCTGCCTGCAATCTGTTGGCGGGGACTCCGGAGACCGAGGCTCTGGAGGAGGCGCCGGTGGATGCTGTTTTCGTCGATGCCGAGAAGTGCGCCGATCTCGAACGAGGAAGCGGAATGCTTACGCTAAGGTCTCCTCAGGACGGTGGCCCGATCGCGTGCAACGTGATCGTCACCAAAGTCGATGCTCGCAGCAGGCTCTGGAACTTGGAGCCGATCTGGAAAGATCAAATCGAGTCCAACGGTTCGGCCCTCGCTCTTGAGAGAGCCTTGCACGCGACAGCGGATGCGGTGATATGCGTCAGCGGTCGCAACGATGGCGGAACGGAAAGGGATTTCGTGGTTCGCTTTGCCAATCGAGCTGCTGAGACTTTCCTAGGGTCAGGAGAAGGCCGCGCCGCCGGTCGCCAATTGCAAAGCGTGTTTCCCTTCTTCAGCGATCTCGACCTAGATTCACATTTTGAGGAAGCCATGGAAGGGACCCCCTCCGTTTTCCAGGAATCGGTGGTTTCCGCAGAGGGCGTCAGGACCGAGCTTTCTGTATCCATATTTTCGTCACGAGATGGGGATTTCGTGATCTGTCTGCGCGACGTCACAGAGGCGGTGCGCGTGCAAAGCAAGCTTGAGCGAAGCACCAATGAGCTCGACCGACTCTCCAATCAAGTTCCCGGAGTTTACTTCCACTTGTCCATGGATGAGAGTGGTACGCCCAGTTTCCCTTATATCAGCGAGAAAGTTCAGCAATTGCTCGGCGTCGAGGCGTCAGCGGTCATGGAAGATGCTTCCGTGGCGATGGGAGCGGTTTGTATCGAGGATTTGGAGCGCGTTTACGAATCGCTTGCTGTTTCCAGTCAGCATCTCACGCCTTTGCACATCGAGTACCGCATCAACACCCCGAACGGTCGACAAAAGTGGGTGGCAACCAAGGCGATTCCTGAAAAGCGTTCGGACAAGACGGTCGTTTGGTATGGGATTTTCGAGGACATCACGCTGCGCAAGGAATCCGAGGAACGGCTGCGCATGGTTTCGGCTGCCGTCGAGGCGTCGAGTGACTTTGTCTTAATGGTGGATCGCGAAGGAGAAGCGCTCTACCGCAACAATTCTTTCGTCAACATCGTAGGTTACCAGACCATCGATGTGCTCAACGACAAGGGCGGCGTGAAAGCTCTCTTTGGCGAAAAGCATGTCTACGACAAGATCCTTCAAGAAACCTTGGAATACGGACACTGGCAAGGAGACGTGCAGGTTATGACGGAGTCGGGCCGTCAGCTCGATATCTACTTCCGTTCCGTATCGGTGAAGGACGAGAAGGGGCGCGTTTCCGCCCTTGTCGTGACCGGTACCGACGTTACGCACAACAAGCGTAGGCAAAATCTACTCAAGCGCTACAATTCAGTCCTCAAAGCCCAAAGTGAGGCAGCCACTGACGGGATTCTAGTCGTCAACGAACGAGGCATTGTATCCAACTTTAACCGACGGTTCTGCAAGATTTGGGGACTCTCTACCAACTTGATGGACGTAGGGCGTCCAGAGAAGATTTGGAGCGTTGCGTCCAAGCAGGTGGAAGACTCGAAGGCCTTTTTCGAGCGGGCCATGATGATCTCGGAAAACGAAAGCGAGACGTTCAAGGATGTCTTGGAATTTGCGGATGGCCGCACATTTGAGCGTACCTCGATACCCATTTCGTCTCCGCTAGGAGAGTCTTATGGTAGGGTTTGGTTCTTCCATGAAGTGACCGAGCAGAAGCGTTCCGAAGAAAGGCTTCGGGCAACGATGCGCGAAGCCGAGGAGGCGAACCGAGCGAAGAGTTTCTTCCTTGCCAACATGTCGCACGAAATTCGCACGCCGATGAATGGTATCATTGGTATGACAGGTTTGCTTGCAGAGACGGCTTTGGAGAACGAACAGCAAGACTACGTGGATACGATTCGGGCCAGTAGCGAAGCCTTGCTTGTTGTCATCAACGATATTCTAGACTTTTCCAAAATCGAATCCGGCAAGCTCGAGCTCGAGAACATCATGTTCGACTTGCGAGACACGATCGAGGAAGCGATCGATACCCTTGCGATCCAGGCTACCGAGAAAGGGTTGGATATTTCCTATGTATTCGGAAACGAGATACCGGGTTCGCTGCTTGGCGATCCTACGCGATTGCGTCAGGTGATCGTTAACCTGATCGGAAATGCGGTCAAGTTCACCGCCAAGGGGGGGGTTGTCGTGCGTGTCGATCCTTTCCATGTGAAGGGCGACGATGTAATCTTGCACTTCCAGGTGACCGACACGGGCATTGGAATTCCAGCGGACCGAATTGATCGACTCTTCGGTTCCTTCAGCCAAGTCGATGCCTCGACGACCCGTAAATATGGGGGCACCGGGCTTGGTCTCGCCATCAGTAAAAACTTGGCTGAGCTCATGGGCGGCTCCATGTGGGTCGAAAGTGAGGAGGGCGTAGGGTCGACCTTCCATTTCACTGTGTCATTCAATCGTGCGTCCTTTGACTTTGATCTAGGCAGCTCGAAGGCTCCGAACGTATTGGAGGCCCGCAAGGCGATCGTTTTGGATCACCATGGCTTCAGTTGCGAGGCACTCTCCAGCCAGTTGGAGGTTTTTGGGGTGGAAGTTCAATCGGGAACGAAGATCGGTGATCTGGACGACCTTGTTGCCAAGGCACCCGACGCAGAGGTTGTATTCGTAGAATCAGGACTGGGTGGATTAGAGTACCAAGAGTTGAAGACGCGAATCCGTAAGAGCTTGGCTAACGAAGAACTGACCATCGTCTTTACAGGCCGCTTGGGCAGTATGCACTTGGGCGAGCATGCGGATGGAAATACTCTGTCCTTGCTGAAGCCATACAAGCTGGAAAACGTCAGGTCTCGCATGTTAGAAGCGGGCGGCAAGGCAGCTCCGCGAGTGAAGAAGGTTTCGAACGAAAGCGTAAAGCTCGGCGAACAGATGCCGCTGCGTATTCTCTTGGCGGAGGATAACGCCATCAACCAGAAGGTCGCGAACCGCCTGTTCAAGAAAATGGGCTATGAAATTTCAGTTGCCCAGAACGGGCTGGAGGCAGTGAACATGATTGGCGAACATGAATACGATCTCGTGTTCATGGATATCCAGATGCCGGAGATGGATGGCTTGGAGGCCACACGCGAAATTATAAAGCGTTGGGGAGAGAAGCGTCCGAGAATCATTGCCCTGACTGCGAACGCCATGCGCGAGGACAGGGAGAACTGTTTCGGCGCCGGCATGGATGGCTATCTTACCAAGCCCTTCAAGCCAGATGACTTGAAAGAAACGATTTCGAAAACGTACCGCCATCTCCATGAAAACAATGGCGACCCCAGCGGGGTGAAGCATTTACATTAG